The DNA region CAGTCGCCGGCTTCGGCTCGGCCTCGGCGCTCCCGGCCTCCGCATCGGCCGGTGCGGTCTCGTCGACCACCTCGAACTGCAGGCCGAACTGCACAGAGGGATCGAAGAACCCCTTGAGCGCGCTGAACGGCACGAACAGCCGCTCGGGAATGCCGGCGAACGACAGACCCACCTCGAAGCCATAGTCCGAGACCGACAGGTCCCAGAACTGGTGCTGCAGGATGATGGTCATCTCCTCCGGATAGCGCTCCAGGAGGCGCGGCGACAGCCGCACGCCCGGCGCCCGTGTGTCGAAGGCGATGTAGAAATGATGCTCGCCCGGCAGGCCGTCGCGCATCACGTCCTGCAGCACGCGGCGCACGACGCCGCGCAGCGCGTCCTGGGCGAGAAGATCGTAGCGGATATGGTCGACGGTCATGCGTTGATCAAATTTTTTACGCCCGTGCGGCGTCACGCCCAGTAGACTTCAGGGAGGCCACGCCGGGGGCGTGAGTGGAGGCTTCTGTTGCCAGGTGCCTCCGAACCCCGCCTAGTACGCGCAAGGCACTAGGACTTTGAGTGGTCTTTCAAACCGCGTCACGCGGCCTGAGCAACCGGCGCATAGTTGTCATTCGCAACTACACTAATGGCCCGATAACGGCGGAACCATGCCGAGCGAAAGCACATCCTTTACGCCCTCGTCGATCCTATTTCGCCCCCGCCGCAGCCGGCTCGCGCCGTCGCGCAACCGGCTGGGGTGGAGGCGCCGGGTACCGCCCCCGGGTCCGATGGGTTTATTCCGATAGCCATTTATCGCCATAGCCGGCTTGCGCCGGCCCGCTGAATATAGGGGTGGACGGCCGGCAAAGGAAGGGCGCAAGCGCGCTGCGTCGCACGTCGTCATCCACAGGGTGGCTGAAACCTCCGACATGGACGGGCTATAGAGAGCCGTCCGACACGCGAGCAGCCCCCATGCGCCAGTATCTCGACCTGATGGCCCGCATCCTCGACCAGGGGGTGGAGAAGCGCGACCGCACCGGCACCGGCACGCGCTCGGTGTTCGGCCATCAGATGCGCTTCGACCTCGCCGACGGCTTTCCGCTGGTCACCACCAAGAAGCTGCATCTGAGATCGATCATCGTCGAACTGCTGTGGTTCCTGCGCGGCGACACCAACATCCGCTTCCTGCACGATCATGGCGTCACGATCTGGGACGAGTGGGCCAATGCCGAGGGCGAACTCGGTCCAGTCTATGGCCGGCAGTGGCGCTCGTGGCCGGCCGGCGACGGGCGCACCGTCGACCAGATCGCCGATCTCCTCGACCAATTGCGCCGCAATCCCGATTCGCGCCGGCTGATCGTCACCGCCTGGAATCCGGCGGAGGTGCCGGACATGGCGCTGCCGCCCTGCCACTGCCTATTCCAATTCTATGTCGCGGAGGGGCGGCTGTCCTGCCAACTCTACCAGCGCTCGGCCGACGTGTTTCTCGGCGTGCCGTTCAACATCGCCTCCTACGCGCTGCTCACCCACATGGTGGCGCAGGTGGCGGGGCTTGAGCCGGGCGAATTCATCCACACCTTCGGCGACGCCCACCTCTATCTCAACCATCTCGATCAGGCGCGACTGCAGCTTTCCCGCTCGCCGCGGCCGCTGCCGGCGCTGCGGCTGAACCCGGCGGTGCGCGACCTCTTCGCCTTCCGCCTCGAGGACGTCGCCGTCGAGGGCTACGATCCCCACCCGCACATCAAGGCTGTTGTGGCGGTGTGAGACGGACGCCGGAAGACGACGGCGGGACCAAAGCGGAGGAAGTCGGGTCGACAGTCGTCGTCCCGGCCAAGCGGCGGGATGCTCAGCATCCGCCGCGCGAGCCGGGACGTTTTCAAGAAGAGATCCATTTTTCGGATGACGACCCCGGGTCTCGGCTCCGCCTCGCCCGGGGTGACGCGGAAAGAGTCGTCGTCCCGGCCAAGCGAAGCGCGAGCCGGGACCGTTTTCAGGAATGGGACTTCTTCTGCATGACGATCCCGGATCTCACGGCTTGGCCGTTCGCCCGGGACGACGAGCGGATTTCCCGTTTAAGCCAGGTCACTCCGGCGCGATCATCTTTTCCGGCCGGACGATGGCGTCGAACTCGGCGTCGGTGACATAGCCGCCGCCCACCGCCTCCTGGCGCAGCGTGGTGCCGTTCTTGTGCGCGGTCTTGGCGATCTTTGCGGCGTTGTCGTAGCCGATCTTCGGCGCCAGCGCGGTGACCAGCATCAGCGAGCGGTCGAGCGCCGCCTTGATGTTGTCCTCGCGGGCCTGGATGCCGACCACGCAATTGTCGGTGAAGCTCACCGCCGCATCCGCCATCAGCCGGACCGACTGCAGGAGGTTGTAGGCCATCACCGGATTGTAGACGTTGAGCTCGAAGTGGCCCTGGCTGCCGGCGAAGGTGATGGAGGCCTGATTGCCGAAGATGTGGGCGCACACCATGGTCATCGCCTCGCACTGGGTCGGGTTGACCTTGCCGGGCATGATCGACGAGCCGGGTTCGTTCTCCGGCAGCGACAGTTCGCCGAGGCCCGAGCGCGGGCCGGAGCCGAGAAGCCGGATGTCGTTGGCGATCTTGAACAGCGAGGCCGCCACCGTGTTGATGGCGCCGTGGGTGAACACCATGGCGTCGTGCGCGGCCAACGCCTCGAACTTGTTGGGCGCCGAGGTGAAGGGCAGGCCGGTGATGGCGGCAATGCGCTCGGCCACCTTCTCGGCGAAGCCCTTCGGTGCATTCAGCCCGGTGCCGACCGCGGTGCCGCCCTGGGCAAGCTGCATCAGTCCCGGCAGGGTCATCTCGATGCGGGCGATGCCGTTCTCGACCTGCTGGGCGTAGCCCGAGAACTCCTGGCCGAGCGTGAGGGGCGTCGCATCCTGGGTGTGGGTGCGGCCGATCTTGATGATGTGGGCGAACGCCTTGGCCTTTTCGTCGAGGGCGGCGTGCAGGTGGCGCAGCGCCGGCAGCAGGCGGCGGACGATCTCCTCGGCGCCGGCGATGTGCATCGCCGTCGGATAGGTGTCGTTCGACGACTGGCTCATATTGACGTGGTCGTTGGGATGCACCGGCGTCTTCGAGCCCATCACCCCGCCCAGCATCTCGATGGCGCGGTTCGAGATCACCTCATTGGCGTTCATGTTGGACTGGGTGCCCGAGCCGGTCTGCCACACCACCAGCGGGAAGTGGTCGTCCAGCCGGCCGTCGATCACCTCCTGGGCGGCGGTGACGATGGCGTCGGCGAGCTTGGGGTCGAGCCTGCCGAGGTCGCGATTGGTCTCGGCGGCGGCGCGCTTGACGATGCCGAGCGCGCGCACCACCGGCAGCGGCTGACGCTCCCAGCCGATCTTGAAATTGCCGAGCGAGCGCTGGGTCTGGGCGCCCCAGTAGCGGTCGGCCGGAACCTCGATCGGGCCAAACGTGTCGGTTTCGGTGCGGGTCTGAGGGCGCGTCGTCATGTCGGGAACGGTCCGTTGGTCTGAGGCGGGAAGCGGACGACCGCGGTGCGGTTGCGGCTCCCCAGGTCGCCGCGAAGGCGCGGTGGTGACACCGGGCTTCTCGGCGCGCGGAAGGCGAAGCGCCGGCGCGCAGGCGAGCCGGCATCCGTGAAAGGCGGAGCGCTCATATCACACAGGCTGCGTGCCACACAGGCTTGCCGATACGGCGCGGCACCCGTCCGCTCGAGGTTCGGCCGAAGGGTGTTGCCCGGGAACGGCTTTTCGGCCTGGGGAGAAGGCTTGGCCGCGCCGTCTCGCCGCAGTCCGTTTCGCGCGGTTTTCGGTCAGAAATGGAAATGGCCGGTGCGAATCTGCCGCACCGGAAGTCGGGCTGGGAATCCGCGTGCGATACCTGGGAATTGGGTCCGTGGCGAAGGATATTCGATATTGCGAAATGATTGTATGGCTGCGCTTTTCGCATCAGCGGTATTCTGCTGGAGAGTCTTCCGGAAAGTGCTGGCTTGGAATACATCAATATCGTTCAGCGCTTAACCTTGGCGGAGCGGAGGGGGGAAGAGCGGGTGACGGAACTTTACCTTGACGCGCAGAATCGGTATAAATTCACAACATCCAGGATGTGCATCGCTTCGGCCTGCATTCGTCTTGCCGCAGGCGCATCCGACTTGGCAGTGGGGCACCGGGCCTGTCGTCCATGACTGAGGTGATCAACCTGCGGCAGGCGCGCAAGAACAAGGCGCGCGCTGCAGCCGGGGAGGCTGCTGCCGAAAACAGGCTGCGCCACGGCCGAACCAAGGCCGAACGAGAGACTGAGGAGGCGCGGCGGACCAAGGCCGCCCGCGTTCTCGATGCGCACAAGCGTGAAAAGGGCGAATGAAATGAAGAGTCCGGTCGTCAAGCGATCGATCGTGATCGCGGGCCACAAGACCAGCGTGAGCCTGGAAGATGCCTTCTGGGACGCGCTGAAGGAGATCGCCTCGCTGCGCAGAACGACTCTGTCCGAGCTGGTCGCCTCCATCGATGGCGGCCGCAACCACGGCAACCTGTCTTCCGCCATCCGGCTGTTCGTGCTCGACTATTACCGTAATCGCCCGCGCTGAGCGCCTGCGGCGCCAGTGATCTCTGCCGGCCTGCACCGGCGGCAGTTCCCGCTCAAACCGATTTTCCGGCCATTCCCGTCGCTGTCCGTGGCACGTGCCGCCGCCTTGGGCGGGCCGTTGTGCAGCGGGCCTCGCTGGCGGACGGCGGGCGGAAGGCTGTCGCAGCCGGATGCGCGCCTTGACGCGTCCGCTCCGAGTTCGCTCCAAACAATCGACCTGTCCCATTCGCGTTCGCAGAATCGGCTGCCGCTGTTGCGGAGCAGGCTCTGGCGCAGACGGATCAAGACGATCCCCGCCGTAAGCCGGTGATCCGCACTGATCTTTGGCGAAGTTTTTTTTACTTGTTTCAGTTCGACGTGGGTTGCGCCGGTGCTGTTTCGGCGCAAACCGGGCCATCAACCTTCCGCTCGCGCGCCGTGCCGAACTTTTGCGGCGGTCCGTTGAAAGGGCTTGCCTCCTTCCTATATCCCGGCCAAGACCGATATCTTGGCCAAGACCAGTGCCGGCCAGGATCGCGTGCGAGGACCGCGTCATGCCCGGCGTCGGTCGCGAGATGCGGTGACAGGAAGGAACACTCAATGCCCTGGAGCAACCAGAGCGGCGGCGGCGGACCGTGGGGACAGGGGCCGCGCGGCCCCTGGGGCAGCGGCCCCCAACCCAGCGGACCCACGCCCCCCGATCTCGAAGACCTCATCCGCAAGGGACAGGACCGCTTGCGCAGCGTGCTGCCCCCGGGCGGCTCGCTTGGCGGGCGCGGCTTGGCGCTGGCCAGTCTGGCGCTGGTTCTGCTGTGGTTGGCGACGGGATTCTATCGGGTCGAGCCGGACGAGCAGGGGGTGGTGCTGCGCTTCGGCAAGTATGTCTACTCCACCGACGCCGGTCTGAACTATCACTGGCCCTGGCCGATCGAGACGGCTCTGACCCCGAAGGTCACCACCGTCAACCGCATCGATATCGGCATGCGGCAGTTCGACGATTCCCGTCGCAACACCATCACCCGCGACGTGCCCGAAGAAAGCCTGATGCTGACCGGCGACGAGAACATCGTCGACATCGATTTCACGGTGTTCTGGCAGATCGCCAAGGCCGGCGACTTCCTGTTCAACATCCAGAACCAGGAAGGCACCATCAAGGCGGTGGCCGAGAGCGCCATGCGCGAGGTGGTCGGCCGGCGCGACATCCAGCCGATCCTCACGGGTGCGCGTCAGGCGATCGAGTCCGGCGTGCAGGAGTTGATGCAGAAGACGCTCGACGAATACGGTGCCGGCGTCCTGGTCCGCCAAGTCCAGTTGCAGAAGGTTGACCCCCCCAATCAGGTGATCGATGCGTTCCGTGACGTGCAGGCGGCGCGCGCCGACGCCGAACGCCTGCAGAACGAGGCTCAGAGCTACGCCAACCGGGTGGTGCCGGAGGCGCGCGGCGAGGCGGCCCGCGTGATCCAGTCGGCCGAGGGCTATCGCGAGCGGACCGTGGCGGAAGCGCGCGGCGCGGCCAGCCGCTTCACCCAGATCTTCGACGAGTATCGCAAGGCGCCGGAAGTGACGCGCCAGCGCATCTATCTCGAAACCATGGAGCGTGTGTTCGGCGGCATGGACAAGGTGATCATCGACCAGCGCGGCGGCCAGTCGCAGGGCGTCGTGCCCTTCCTGCCGCTCGATGCCCTGCAGCGGCGCGCCGCTCAGCCGCAGGGGGGTGCGCGATGAAGGGGGGCATTCTCAGCGGCATCGCCCTGGTGGTGCTGACGGCGTTGGTGATCCTCGGCTATTCGTCGGCGTTCATCGTGCACCAGACGCAGCAGGCGCTGGTGCTACGGCTCGGCGAACCGGTGCGGGTGATCACGCAGCCCGGCCTTGCCTTCAAGGTGCCGTTCGTCGACAGCGTGACCTTCTTCGACAATCGCGTGCTGGACCTCGATGCCCAGCCGCAGGAAGTGATCGCCTCGGACCAGAAGCGGCTGGTGGTGGACGCCTTCGCCCGCTACCGCATCTCGAACGCGCTGCGCTTCTTCCAGACGGTGGGCACGGTGCAGGGCGCCAATTCGCGCCTGTCGGTGATCCTCAACTCGGCGGTGCGCCGCGTGCTGGGCGAGGCCACCTTCACCCAGTTGGTGCGCGACGACCGCGCCGGCCTGATGTCGCGCATCCGCCAGCAGGTGACACCCGAGGCGCAGAACCTCGGCGTCGAGATCGTCGACGTGCGCATCCGCCGCGCCGATCTGCCGGAGGCCAACAGCCAGGCGGTGTTCGAGCGCATGAAGACCGAGCGTCAGCGCGAGGCCAACGAGATCCGTGCCCAGGGCCGCGAGCAGTCGCAGCGCATCACCGCGCGGGCCGACCGCGACGTGACGGTGCTGATCGGCGAGGCCAACGCCAAGGGCGAGCAGGTGCGAGGCGAAGGCGATGCCGAACGCAACCGCATCTTCGCCGAGGCGTTCGGGCGCGACCCCGATTTCTTCACCTTCTACCGGTCGATGCAGGCCTACGAGGCGGGCCTCAAGGCTGGCGACACCCGCATGATCCTGGCACCGGATTCGGCCTTCTTCCGCTACTTCGGCGACCCCGCCGGAGGCCGGAAGCCGGAGCCCGGAAAGCCCTGAGGCGGGACGTCCCAAGGCCATGGAGGACTTCATCGTCGCGTTCGGTCTTCTGCTGGCCATGGAGGGGCTGCTTTATGCCGCCGCTCCGGACCTGGCGCGGCGGGCGGTCGTCAGCATCCTGCAGACCCCCGATTCGGTACTCCGGATCGGGGGACTCGCGGCGGCGGTCGTCGGCGTCGTGCTGATCTGGATCGTCCGGGGATGAGGCCCTCTGCGATCCGCCGCGGCGGCCTGTTCGGCTCGCCGGGGCGGCGCGCCGCGGCGTTCGGAGGGCTTGCGTGCCGGCGGCGTTCGCGCGAGCGTCTGTTCGATTCGAAACAAGGAGCTTCAGAGCCATGCTCTCTCACGCCCGTGCCTTGACCGTCGCGCGTCTCGGGCTGGCAGCCGCGCTGGCTCTGGCCGTCGTGCTGCCGCTGCCGGGCGCCCAGGCGCAGCAGCTGGCGAGCCGCGAGCTTCCCGACGTCGCCGACGTCGTCGACAAGGTCATCGACGCGGTGGTCTACATCTCCACCACCGCCCGCGTCGAAACCAAGCAGGGCCCGATTCCGCAACTGCCGCCCGGCTCGCCGTTCGAGGAGTTCTTCGAGGAGTTCTTCAAGAAGCACGGGGGTGAGGGCGGCGGCAACGGCTTCGATCCGCACCGCCAGCGCCGGCAGACCTCGCTCGGCTCCGGCTTTGTGGTCGATCCCAGCGGCGTCATCGTCACCAACAATCACGTCGTCGAGGGCGCCGACGAGATCTTCGTGACGCTGAACGATTCCACCCGCCTCAAGGCGGAGCTGGTCGGCCGCGACAACAAGATCGATCTCGCGGTGCTGAAGGTGAAGCCGGAAAAGCCGCTGAAGGCGGTGAAGCTCGGCGACTCCGACAAGCTGCGGCTCGGCGAATGGGTGATCGCCATCGGCAATCCGTTCGGCCTCGGCGGCACGGTCACGCTGGGCATTGTCTCGGCCCGCAACCGCGACATCAGCTC from Blastochloris tepida includes:
- a CDS encoding SspB family protein, with the translated sequence MTVDHIRYDLLAQDALRGVVRRVLQDVMRDGLPGEHHFYIAFDTRAPGVRLSPRLLERYPEEMTIILQHQFWDLSVSDYGFEVGLSFAGIPERLFVPFSALKGFFDPSVQFGLQFEVVDETAPADAEAGSAEAEPKPATEAQEGRPRGSVPLTGTPQVHAVHEAGETPIGQDTGTGESQPEGGATIVRLDTFRKK
- a CDS encoding thymidylate synthase, whose amino-acid sequence is MRQYLDLMARILDQGVEKRDRTGTGTRSVFGHQMRFDLADGFPLVTTKKLHLRSIIVELLWFLRGDTNIRFLHDHGVTIWDEWANAEGELGPVYGRQWRSWPAGDGRTVDQIADLLDQLRRNPDSRRLIVTAWNPAEVPDMALPPCHCLFQFYVAEGRLSCQLYQRSADVFLGVPFNIASYALLTHMVAQVAGLEPGEFIHTFGDAHLYLNHLDQARLQLSRSPRPLPALRLNPAVRDLFAFRLEDVAVEGYDPHPHIKAVVAV
- the fumC gene encoding class II fumarate hydratase; this encodes MTTRPQTRTETDTFGPIEVPADRYWGAQTQRSLGNFKIGWERQPLPVVRALGIVKRAAAETNRDLGRLDPKLADAIVTAAQEVIDGRLDDHFPLVVWQTGSGTQSNMNANEVISNRAIEMLGGVMGSKTPVHPNDHVNMSQSSNDTYPTAMHIAGAEEIVRRLLPALRHLHAALDEKAKAFAHIIKIGRTHTQDATPLTLGQEFSGYAQQVENGIARIEMTLPGLMQLAQGGTAVGTGLNAPKGFAEKVAERIAAITGLPFTSAPNKFEALAAHDAMVFTHGAINTVAASLFKIANDIRLLGSGPRSGLGELSLPENEPGSSIMPGKVNPTQCEAMTMVCAHIFGNQASITFAGSQGHFELNVYNPVMAYNLLQSVRLMADAAVSFTDNCVVGIQAREDNIKAALDRSLMLVTALAPKIGYDNAAKIAKTAHKNGTTLRQEAVGGGYVTDAEFDAIVRPEKMIAPE
- a CDS encoding DUF4169 family protein, coding for MTEVINLRQARKNKARAAAGEAAAENRLRHGRTKAERETEEARRTKAARVLDAHKREKGE
- a CDS encoding ribbon-helix-helix domain-containing protein, whose product is MKSPVVKRSIVIAGHKTSVSLEDAFWDALKEIASLRRTTLSELVASIDGGRNHGNLSSAIRLFVLDYYRNRPR
- the hflK gene encoding FtsH protease activity modulator HflK, whose product is MPWSNQSGGGGPWGQGPRGPWGSGPQPSGPTPPDLEDLIRKGQDRLRSVLPPGGSLGGRGLALASLALVLLWLATGFYRVEPDEQGVVLRFGKYVYSTDAGLNYHWPWPIETALTPKVTTVNRIDIGMRQFDDSRRNTITRDVPEESLMLTGDENIVDIDFTVFWQIAKAGDFLFNIQNQEGTIKAVAESAMREVVGRRDIQPILTGARQAIESGVQELMQKTLDEYGAGVLVRQVQLQKVDPPNQVIDAFRDVQAARADAERLQNEAQSYANRVVPEARGEAARVIQSAEGYRERTVAEARGAASRFTQIFDEYRKAPEVTRQRIYLETMERVFGGMDKVIIDQRGGQSQGVVPFLPLDALQRRAAQPQGGAR
- the hflC gene encoding protease modulator HflC, producing the protein MKGGILSGIALVVLTALVILGYSSAFIVHQTQQALVLRLGEPVRVITQPGLAFKVPFVDSVTFFDNRVLDLDAQPQEVIASDQKRLVVDAFARYRISNALRFFQTVGTVQGANSRLSVILNSAVRRVLGEATFTQLVRDDRAGLMSRIRQQVTPEAQNLGVEIVDVRIRRADLPEANSQAVFERMKTERQREANEIRAQGREQSQRITARADRDVTVLIGEANAKGEQVRGEGDAERNRIFAEAFGRDPDFFTFYRSMQAYEAGLKAGDTRMILAPDSAFFRYFGDPAGGRKPEPGKP
- a CDS encoding DUF2065 domain-containing protein encodes the protein MEDFIVAFGLLLAMEGLLYAAAPDLARRAVVSILQTPDSVLRIGGLAAAVVGVVLIWIVRG